The Equus quagga isolate Etosha38 chromosome 2, UCLA_HA_Equagga_1.0, whole genome shotgun sequence genome has a window encoding:
- the LOC124234977 gene encoding granzyme H-like, giving the protein MEEVCKVLGHSPAFLSLTKYLEGIMTNSSDLGSLSRNMHPLLLLLAFLLPSEPAIGIVIGGHEVRPHSRPYMSLVQARMNGMVKTCGGVLVDLDGVMTAAHCWGSSVSVTLGAHDILNQEWTLQVIPVKEAIRHPDYIPGDFFNDIMILKLERKAKLTAAVRPLSISRGTAQVCRPRGSMDSAICTLCPQGDSGSPLICKNML; this is encoded by the exons ATGGAGGAGGTCTGTAAGGTCCTGGGCCacagccctgccttcctctccctgacCAAGTATTTAGAAGGAATAATGACCAACAGCTCTGACCTGGGCAGCCTTTCAAGGAACATGCATCCACTCCTGCTCTTGTTGGCCTTTCTTCTACCCTCTGAGCCTGCAATAG gaatcGTCATTGGAGGACATGAGGTCAGACCCCACTCCCGCCCCTACATGTCGTTGGTTCAGGCTCGCATGAACGGGATGGTCAAGACATGTGGCGGTGTCCTTGTGGACTTGGACGGTGTTATGACAGCTGCTCACTGCTGGG gcagcTCAGTCAGCGTGACTCTGGGGGCCCACGACATCCTGAATCAAGAGTGGACCCTGCAGGTCATCCCTGTGAAAGAAGCCATCCGCCACCCAGACTATATTCCTGGAGACTTCTTCAACGACATCATGATACTAAAG TTGGAGAGAAAAGCCAAGCTGACTGCAGCTGTGCGGCCCCTCAGCATCTCCAGGGGCACAGCTCAG GTGTGCAGACCCCGGGGGAGCATGGACTCAGCCATCTGCACTCTCTGTCCACAGGGGGACTCTGGGAGCCCACTCATCTGTAAGAACATGCTCTAG